A portion of the Toxoplasma gondii ME49 chromosome VIIb, whole genome shotgun sequence genome contains these proteins:
- a CDS encoding hypothetical protein (encoded by transcript TGME49_259900~Signal peptide predicted by SignalP 2.0 HMM (probability 0.961) with cleavage site probability 0.823 at residue 30~Predicted trans-membrane domain (TMHMM2.0):11-34), with protein sequence MVFGRIRTGPVGLVVLATLAGLAIVAIASASSVVQNVEASVAQTGRVLARQNERVTRELADPKGRLEERDEELETNAEDPEDEQNDPTEHEDNDAKDDTANAKVVNDEVDSPETDETDPTGEDTKNEVNENDSQDEAESEVGEQGTKQAQAHIKEKEEQKKHEEQEEKKEAEEKQREAEDKQKEEEEKKKEEDEKKQHEKKEKAAEKKTKEAEKKQEENEQVKQKAEEEKRKKEDTEQKKKEEKQEEGGDGKQQAEGEEKYEKQQKEKEKKHKDEEEKREEEDGKQQREDEEKKQKEEEKKHKEVEEEQEKEEAKRKEEEAKKKEAEGKQEKQKETDEEQEEAEEQREDDEETEDEREDKGEDAEEKTKFPSGHIISTRPLPVTHRTRTPSSQWRPVSSSVSSSHPIHSSHPVQTSYPLHLSPPVHPRHSVYPSSSWYPSSSWHYARRPVTTISHTTGAPLQQVTNNQVLPTTSLPWYPVSHSIPVVTTRAPHSTGHFGVPAAHSYFRGSSAPTYAGHRILKRGDGEEDSEAETAEEDESDVRDNEEAELKEALEATGEEGKGVVDQLRETKPAEEAEEHLEETKETADKAASDGKSRLKEAVDAAGEKTEDVVDQIRNSKPAEEAEEFLEKTNKTAHDAAGEGKSLVEKAREKLLAIKEVISEKLKDIRARLQARGTQVKDYLKDTRPPVTESAENIRDTATDLVDQLKDSLSDYFGSE encoded by the coding sequence ATGGTGTTTGGAAGGATCAGAACCGGGCCCGTGGGCCTTGTGGTTCTCGCGACGCTGGCTGGATTGGCCATCGTTGCGAttgcctctgcctcgtcgGTCGTACAAAATGTGGAGGCCTCAGTGGCCCAAACAGGACGCGTTCTCGCACGCCAAAATGAAAGAGTCACCCGGGAACTGGCGGATCCGAAAGGCCGTTTAGAAGAGCGGGATGAGGAGCTGGAAACTAACGCAGAAGATCCTGAGGACGAACAGAATGACCCGACCGAACATGAGGACAACGATGCGAAAGACGACACGGCCAACGCGAAAGTTGTCAACGATGAGGTTGACAGTCccgaaacagacgagacagacCCGACCGGAGAGGACACAAAGAACGAAGTCAACGAAAATGACAGTCAGGATGAAGCGGAAAGCGAGGTGGGAGAGCAAGGGACCAAACAGGCGCAAGCGCACAtcaaagagaaggaagaacaaaagaaacatgaagagcaggaggaaaagaaggaagcggaggagaagcagagggaagcagaggacaaacaaaaggaagaagaggagaagaaaaaggaagaagatgagaaaaagcagcacgagaagaaagagaaggcagcagagaagaagacgaaggaggcggagaagaagcaggaggaaaacgaacaagtgaagcagaaggcagaggaggagaagcggaagaaagaagacacagaacagaagaagaaagaggagaagcaggaggaggGAGGCGACGGGAAACAGCAGGCGGAAGGTGAGGAGAAATATGAAAAGCaacaaaaggaaaaagagaagaagcataaggacgaagaggagaaacgggaagaggaagacgggaAGCAACAGagggaggacgaagaaaagaaacagaaggaagaagagaagaagcacaaAGAAGTagaggaggagcaggagaaagaagaggcgaaacggaaggaagaagaggcaaagaagaaggaagcggaggggaagcaggagaaacagaaggaaacagacgaggagcaggaggaggcagaagagcagagggaagatgacgaggagacggaggatGAGAGGGAGGACAAGGGGgaggacgcggaagagaagacgaagttTCCGTCCGGCCATATAATATCAACGAGACCACTACCGGTGACCCACAGGACCCGGACACCTTCCTCTCAATGGCGGCCAGTATCCTCTTCTGTGTCGTCCAGCCACCCTATCCACAGCTCCCACCCGGTCCAAACCAGCTACCCCCTCCATCTCTCCCCCCCGGTCCATCCCAGGCATTCAGTCTATCCTAGCAGCTCGTGGTATCCCAGCAGCTCTTGGCACTATGCGAGAAGGCCAGTAACTACCATCTCTCATACAACTGGCGCGCCACTCCAGCAAGTAACAAACAATCAAGTTCTACCTACCACGTCGTTGCCCTGGTACCCTGTGTCCCACAGCATCCCAGTGGTGACAACAAGGGCTCCGCATTCGACAGGGCACTTTGGCGTTCCGGCAGCGCATTCTTATTTCCGTGGATCGTCAGCACCGACCTACGCCGGACACCGAATATTAAAGAGAGGTGATGGGGAAGAGGACTCAGAGGCGGAAactgcggaagaagacgagagtgATGTACGGGATAATGAAGAGGCTGAACTGAAAGAAGCACTCGAAGcaacgggagaagaaggtaaAGGTGTTGTAGACCAGCTGCGGGAGACGAAGCCTGctgaggaggcggaggagcatttggaagaaacgaaggagacagcagacaaAGCAGCCAGTGATGGCAAGTCACGACTGAAAGAAGCAGTCGACGCagccggagaaaaaacggaagacGTTGTAGACCAAATACGGAATTCGAAACCTgctgaggaggcagaagaatTTCTAGAGAAGACAAACAAGACAGCACACGACGCAGCCGGGGAGGGGAAGTCACTGGTGGAAAAAGCACGAGAAAAACTACTCGCGATCAAGGAAGTAATTTCTGAAAAGCTCAAGGATATTCGCGCTCGCCTGCAGGCTCGCGGCACTCAGGTGAAAGATTATTTGAAAGACACTCGTCCACCGGTCACTGAGAGCGCTGAAAATATCCGAGACACTGCTACAGACCTTGTCGACCAGTTGAAGGATTCGTTGTCTGACTACTTCGGCAGCGAGTAA
- a CDS encoding hypothetical protein (encoded by transcript TGME49_259895~Predicted trans-membrane domain (TMHMM2.0):20-43) has protein sequence MVAVFVLYLTLLRNKRQDTIALAYQSSVVTPVSWLLFITVLQMLESFEHIVSLPMKMLMITVWSVEAVTARVYQEFTLKETRPD, from the exons ATGGTGGCTGTATTTGTTTTGTACCTCACATTG CTTCGCAATAAGCGCCAAGACACCATCGCGCTCGCGTATCAGAGTAGCGTCGTCACGCCCGTCTCGTGGCTGCTCTTCATTACTGTTCTTCAGATGCTGGAGTCGTTCGAACATATTGTATCTTTGCCGATGAAGATGCTGATGATCACTGTCTGGTCGGTGGAGGCGGTTACGGCTAGGGTTTACCAAGAATTCACCttgaaggagacgaggccCGACTAG
- a CDS encoding Kazal-type serine protease inhibitor domain-containing protein (encoded by transcript TGME49_259890~Signal peptide predicted by SignalP 2.0 HMM (probability 0.993) with cleavage site probability 0.925 at residue 19): MKWLLLWALALLTMGETLALPNSRFVSANDLPSPANENIKVAITFKLEEETLRRRLYKSIRSSMTVGELKNALRTKEAWVGDLSSITSALPAGTGINMVISADEVKKTIHRDSTTLGALLRQQQVAMGKERDDRSKNPAIVSGKSDLYSRTGQHDLSDALRLTITYSPAVDKSNLLGGGDWNIAHALEVDSTSSASPTQRKFKRLRKCICPLLYQPVCGVDGVTYSNECLLKCNKVRPEHDGPCEEDSAPPPDVPGPRPEDCPCPLLDEPVCGNDNKTYSSECVMKCHGVDLAYNGPCLADNQDSTARCHCSSRVDPVCGMDGLTYPNQCMLRCNNVKRKHRGACSKVGSPENCSCSDTVDLVCGHDGVTYNNKCLMECHGSTLDHLGACDLLRGSGVEDDCGCTQDYQPICGKDGNTYYNKCLLKCEGVKVAHKGECTPAPVPDSNSCACPLIEDPVCGRDGVTYANDCLMKCNRTRLAYRGECKQEDDEVCDCPKDFDPVCGKDGVTYQNRCQLKCARVRFAHGGECGSTCQCKFALSEPVCGVDGKTYANRCLLRCNKTRLDHMGPCTADESNTSPITALKTASSPERECACPFNIDPVCGMDGKTYDNKCLMRCSGILRKHDGECVTEQKACNCPKTYDPVCGRDGDTYDNSCVMKCAKVTMKHRGPCEEDAEGGEAIHTCNCPKIHDPVCGRDGKTYENACLLRCEKIRLKHWGRCDDLETSSTLCKCSKIHDPVCGDDEVTYNNECMLQCANSTLKHRGPCQSAELEAETNSNACICPKVWDPVCGRDDKTYANACTMKCKNITLQHRGQCQNTSTIPSQGSPVTDGTEVQDVGDNNKPSLTEPARTATKRAFSPTASSKTWTKKFDSEPFLGKGH, translated from the exons ATGAAGTGGTTGCTGCTGTGGGCTCTCGCCCTCTTAACTATGGGCGAGACGCTCGCTCTGCCGAATTCCCGGTTCGTGTCCGCGAATGATCTTCCTTCCCCAG CAAACGAGAACATCAAGGTCGCTATCACTTTCAAGCTTGAGGAAGAAACTCTTCGCCGGCGACTATACAAATCCATTCGGAGCTCAATGACAGTGGGCGAACTGAAAAACGCGTTGAGGACAAAAGAGGCGTGGGTCGGAGATCTCTCAAGCATCACATCTGCTCTCCCAGCAGGTACTGGAATCAACATGGTGATCTCTGCTGATGAAGTTAAAAAAACTATTCATCGGGACTCCACTACACTAGGCGCGCTACTGCGGCAACAACAGGTCGCTAtgggaaaggaaagagacgacaggTCAAAGAACCCAGCTATCGTCAGCGGTAAATCGGATCTTTACAGCCGGACAGGTCAACATGACCTGAGCGACGCCCTGAGACTCACAATCACGTATTCGCCAGCTGTCGACAAATCCAACCTTCTGGGAGGCGGCGACTGGAACATAGCGCACGCGCTCGAGGTCGATTCCACCTCATCTGCTTCCCCCACCCAAAGGAAATTCAAGAGATTGCGCAAGTGTATATGCCCTCTACTGTACCAGCCTGTTTGTGGCGTTGACGGTGTAACGTATAGTAACGAGTGCTTGCTCAAGTGCAACAAGGTCCGGCCAGAGCATGACGGACCTTGCGAGGAGGACTCTGCACCACCACCAGACGTACCGGGTCCAAGACCAGAAGATTGTCCGTGCCCTCTGTTGGATGAGCCAGTTTGCGGCAACGACAATAAAACGTACAGCAGTGAGTGCGTTATGAAGTGTCACGGTGTTGACCTGGCGTACAACGGCCCCTGCCTGGCAGACAATCAAGACTCGACAGCCAGATGCCACTGCTCTAGTCGAGTGGATCCGGTATGTGGTATGGACGGACTGACCTACCCAAATCAGTGCATGTTGCGGTGCAATAACGTGAAGAGGAAGCACCGGGGAGCATGCAGCAAAGTAGGCAGTCCCGAAAACTGCTCGTGCTCAGATACCGTCGACCTAGTGTGCGGTCATGATGGCGTTACATATAACAATAAGTGCCTGATGGAATGTCACGGCAGCACACTCGACCATCTTGGCGCCTGTGACCTCCTACGAGGATCTGGGGTGGAAGACGACTGCGGTTGTACCCAGGACTACCAGCCGATTTGCGGCAAGGATGGCAACACGTATTACAACAAGTGCTTGTTAAAATGCGAGGGTGTTAAAGTGGCTCACAAGGGTGAGTGCACACCGGCGCCTGTCCCAGATTCCAACAGCTGTGCCTGTCCCCTGATCGAGGATCCTGTTTGTGGCAGGGATGGTGTCACATACGCGAACGATTGCCTAATGAAGTGTAACCGCACCCGACTAGCGTATCGCGGAGAGTGCAAGCAAGAGGATGATGAAGTCTGCGACTGCCCCAAGGACTTCGACCCTGTTTGTGGCAAGGATGGGGTCACATATCAGAACCGGTGCCAGCTGAAGTGTGCCCGAGTCAGATTCGCACATGGTGGTGAGTGCGGATCAACATGTCAGTGCAAATTTGCACTTTCAGAGCCTGTTTGTGGTGTTGATGGCAAAACATACGCTAATCGGTGTCTTCTACGATGCAACAAAACGAGACTGGACCATATGGGCCCGTGCACTGCTGATGAATCAAATACGTCACCAATAACTGCCCTAAAGACAGCATCATCACCTGAGAGGGAGTGTGCGTGCCCTTTTAATATCGACCCCGTCTGCGGTATGGATGGCAAGACATATGATAACAAGTGCCTCATGCGGTGCAGCGGGATTCTCCGGAAGCATGACGGGGAATGTGTAACGGAGCAAAAGGCTTGTAACTGCCCAAAAACATACGACCCTGTCTGTGGAAGAGACGGGGACACCTACGACAACAGTTGCGTCATGAAGTGCGCGAAAGTCACTATGAAACACCGAGGACCTTGCgaggaagatgcagagggTGGCGAAGCAATCCATACATGTAACTGCCCAAAGATACACGACCCGGTTTGTGGCAGGGATGGAAAGACTTATGAGAACGCGTGCCTGCTCAGGTGTGAAAAAATCAGACTTAAGCATTGGGGCCGCTGCGACGACCTGGAGACAAGTTCCACACTCTGCAAGTGCTCAAAAATCCATGATCCAGTTTGTGGTGATGATGAAGTAACTTACAACAACGAATGCATGCTCCAGTGCGCCAATTCAACTTTGAAGCACAGAGGTCCCTGCCAGAGTGCCGAGCTGGAAGCCGAGACAAAcagcaacgcatgcatctgccCGAAAGTTTGGGATCCAGTGTGTGGCAGAGATGATAAAACGTATGCCAATGCCTGCACCATGAAATGTAAAAACATCACACTGCAGCACAGGGGACAGTGCCAGAATACTTCTACCATTCCATCCCAAGGCAGTCCTGTCACTGATGGGACGGAAGTGCAGGACGTGGGTGACAATAACAAGCCGAGTTTGACAGAGCCCGCGCGTACTGCAACCAAACGAGCATTTAGTCCAACCGCGTCTAGCAAGACCTGGACAAAGAAATTCGACTCTGAACCTTTCTTGGGCAAAGGGCATTAA